ggtccacttgcacaaaggcagggattttgtaggattctagtcaggtgtctgatcaaccaattctaccaaacaggtgctaatgatcatcaatgtcacacgtaggttgaaacacagtcattaacggaaacagaaacagctgtgtaggaggcttaaaactgggtgaggaacagccaaactctgctaccaaggtgaggttgtggaagacagtttcatgtcatggcaagattgagcacagcaacaagacacaaggtagttctactgcatcagcaaggtctctcccagacaaagatttcaaagcagactggggtttcaagatgtgctgttcaagctcttttgaagaagcacaaagaaacgggcaatgttgaggatcgtagacgcagtgctCAGCCAAGGAaatttagtgcagcagatgaaagacacatcaagcttattacccttcaaaatcggaagatgtccagcagtgccatcagctcagaactgtcaGAAAGCAGTGGGACCcaagtacacccatctactgtccggagaagtctggccagacgtggtcttcatggaagagttgcagccaaaaagccatacctccgacgtggaaacaaggccaagtgactcaagtatgcacaaaaacataggaactggggtgcagaaaaatggcagcaggtgctgtggactgatgagtcaaaatttgaaatatttggctgtagcagaaggcagtttgttcgtcgaagggctggagagcggtacaaaaatgagtgtctgcaggcaacagtgaagcatggtggaggttccttgaacgtttggggctgcatttctgcacatggagttggagatttggtcaggattaatggtgttctcaatgctgagaaatacaggcagatacttatccatcatgcaataccatcagggaggcgtatgattggcccaaaatttattctgcagcaggacaacgaccccaaacatacagccaaagtcattaagaactctCTTCAGcgtaagaagaacaagaagtcctggcagtgatggtatggcccccacagagccctgatctcaacatcatcgagtgtgtctgggattacatgaagagacagaaggatgtgaggaagcctacatccacagaagatctggggttagttctccaagatgtttggaacaacctaccagccgagttccttcaaaaactgtgtgcaagtgtccctagaagaactgatgctgttttgaaggcaaagggtggtcacaccaaatattgatttgatttagatttctcttttgttcattcactgcattttgttgattgatgaaaataaatgattaacacttccatttttgaaagcattctttgtttacagcattttttcacacctgcctaaaacttttgcacagtactgtattaaTTTCAGAcagtcagtttccaacccgctatatcctaacacagggtcacgggggtctgctagagccaatcccaaatcccgggcagggtgccagcccaccacaaggcacacacagGACAatataggatcaccaatgcacctaacctgcatgactttggactgtgggaggacacgggaagaacgtgcaaactccacacagggaggacccgggaagtgaacccaggtctcctaactgtgaggcagcagcactaccactgcaccatcgtgccacccttattgatttcatttgttttgaaaCATTCCTCTGTATTCAGATGCTCAAAATACTTCACGGATATTTTAAAAGGGTATAATGGGAAtggagaaagaggaaaaaaaaaattaacaaaaaacaactcCTATGGCCTGGGGTTGGAATAAAATCACACTTCCTGTGGAGTGTGGTACAAAAGGGCATTTGGTCATAAAAATTTCTTCTCCAATCCAAAGTCATCTCTCCCACTTTTTGTTACCGATTGTCCGACCTGAGTATACCTGGAACAACAGAGACCTAATCCTAGCTAGACGCTAATACGAGAAACATTAagcaataaatacaaaacaagtaAGTGAAGCACAAACATCTAGAAGACAAGTGAATGCAGAACATAGCACTGATAACGAATTGAGTCATTAAAACCAAGTGGGAGAAAACTGAGAATGACGACAAGAATGGCTGTGTTAGTCAAATGCCTTCTTGAATTGTTGGGTTTTATGCTGCGTTCACATGCTGTTGGAGTTTTGGAGTGGGCAATCACTCGTGATGGGGCAGGGGGCACATGCTGGACTTACCCCTGTAATCAGGTAGAGCAGGGGACAGTATTTACCTTTGCCATTGATTAATAATTGAACAATATAATTGCTACCaagaatatcatccatccatccattttccaacccgctgaatccgaacacagggtcacgggggtctgctggagccaatcccagccaacacagggcacaaggcaggaaccaatcccgggcagggtgccaacccatcgcaggacacatacaaacacaccaagcacacactagggccaatttagaatcgccaatccacctaacctgcatgtctttggactgtgggaggaaaccggagcgcccggaggaaacccacgcagacacggggagaacatgcaaactccacgcagggaggacccgggaagcgaacccaggtcccccaactgcgaggcagcagcactacccactgcaccaccgtgccgcccaagaatATCATGccttcaataaataataacacatcTAAGATCAAAACTTCCTTATATGGCAAAACTTGAATATCCAACCCCACCTGACATCTGACCCTGTCTCATCCTGTGTCCCGCAGCTAGGGTTACTTGGAGCTTTCGGAGCTCATTCCAGATTCCGGGTGCAGCAGAACTAAAGGCTCTGCCACACATAATAGACAGGATAGTGGCGGTGGAGGAGGCTGAGGCATTCCAGGACTGAGGGCAGACTCATCTCTCATCTTGTCTCATCTCGTCttctgaaactgcttttcctGGCAAGCGCTgtggtggcagcaggccaaggAGGTCAGCCAAGACTTTCCTGTCAGATTCCAGGCTTTTACAAGCCAGCTGAGAGATATCATTCTTGCAATGTGTCCCGGTTGTGCGCATGAGCCACAGAATTCCTAAGTCAAGCAAAGCACAGACGTCTACGCTGCAGACagttcaccaatcaaaaaacagaacatgctagagcccgccctctcaactttgacgagtgaaagcgACAGTGTTCACTTCAgggtttattttatgttatgtgtgtgtttcagtgaaataaatcaatgaagaaataaatacataagaagTATGCAACAAAAAACAGTTTGTAATAGACTGAATCATTTGCACTCACATATCATTTTGCTATTACTAGATTAGATGAGATTAGATCTGCATTGTCACATACACTAATGTAAGGGttcccagctccggtcctggagggtcccCAGCgcctgcagggtttcattctaacccttttcttaattagcgacCTGTTTTTggtactaattaacttcttttgaattcattttatttgacttgctcttgaagactcagaccccttaatttgtttctttttccttcattagcagccaaacaataatgagatacaaaatgagccaaaataactggtgtccatcataccaatatctgaaaataaagaaagatgaaggtctcaggattgatgatctgctcaggtccataaaacattttaacggcACTCTTTGAAATGAGAAAATcatcaatttcagaaatgtctgctaatgcacaatgacagcagcaacaagccatggaattaaagaacaagtttaattaacgacaagaatcaacGCCTAATGAAGCAAATGGTGGGAGTCTGAGCCCCTggcttagttggtcttctgttcaTTTCTgtctgggtgccatttaaggaaagaaatgaagcaattcagaagaacaaatcttcaaaaacaggttaattaaagtgaaaggaaaaggagttaaataacagcaaaaactgctcaccaattaagaaaagggttagaatgaaaacctgcagacactgcagccctccaggaccagagctggggaCCCCTGGACTAGTGCATAGTGGTTCAGGTAAGTATATACTGCTGATAAGGCAATCAAATGATGCATAAATAAACAGCtgcaataaacaacaaaaacaataaaaatgctaACTTTCTATTactgttcaaagaaaaaaatagtaaaaacgaGTCACTtttcataatgcattttatttattattttattagttatttcattttgtccaaaaAAGGGTCTTCCATTTTAGAATggtgttcaataaataaaatgtattaccaaTTATGTAAATTGGGTGGTCTCCATCACATCTCCGTGTGTCATATTAACATGGCGCTTTCGACAAGCTTTTCCAAGATGAACGGTTACTACATTACTTCGTTTCTCAGTTGACATGCTGTGGGCTTTTCTTCCATCTGGATCTCGGGCAGACGTCACAGACGGTCACTGAGGTGACATGCGAACGGGGAACGTGAGGAGGAAACGCCGTCACAAGAGGGATTTCGCCGCGTCTGGGAAACCACGACGTCGCAATGCCCCTCCCGCCCCGATGACTCCCGAGGAGCCGACCAGATGTTCTACGCATGCGCCCAACGTCTCCCACCGCGTGCCGCTAAAGCGGTTCCGTGACGTCAGGCGTTTGATGAGCTCGGCCTTTGATTGAGTGGAGTCGCGAGGGAGACAATGTGTGTGTgacgctctctctctctagcacacaCTCATACTTACACGCACGTATACTAACTAGCATGGTTCGGCTGTTCGTACTTGGGAGATCTGCTCGCCCAATGGCTTTGACAAGTCAATCGAAGAAACCCAAATAAAAGAGGCTGCACACGCCGGTGAGAGGGCAGCCGCAGCGGTGCTGCCAGTCGACTCGGTCCGGTTTGGGTCTGCTCCGTGCCGCGCCGCCTTTCGCAGACACGCCTCCCTGGCCACCGTGACACCGGTGAGTGTACTGGCGAGTTCGAGACAGAAACCGACTCGCCGGGAGAAAATGGCAGCGGCTGTGCGGATGCTTTTAAAACGGGCACTTTGGACCCGTCTGGTGTTTGCTTTCCAGCGGCTGAGTGCCCTCCCGGACCGTACGCCGCTGTCCGGCGCTCGCCTCTTTGTGTGACCGTAGTGCATGCTGTCACTCGTAATGGCCAAGCGGAGCCAACTAGCACAATGGACAGGGGAAGAGGGGGGGGCGAGGAAGTTGTTAGACTGACGATGTGTGCGCACCCCGCTAATAAACTATGCTGTTCTTTCAGAGCCATTTGGTAGACCTCCACTTCGGCGATGACGGACTCGTTAAGCGGCTGAAGGAGCGACGACGGTGGCGGCAGCGGCGACAGCTTTGGGAAGAAAGCGAAGGCTGACCAGGTGTCCCTTACCTGCCCTTTTCACTCTGAATGATTTTTGGAAAGGAACTGTCAAGGAAGAGAGTGGTGCATTAACTCACAAATCACGTATCCCTTCCATACAGATCATCCTTCCCCTTCACTGGTTTAACgagccttttatttttttccattttgtgatgGACAGAGTTTGTGCAGAAACGCGTGTGGCACCTTTAGGTCTAGTGGATGCTGGAACTTTCAAGTGGTTTTTTATCGAAAGCAATTTGTAACTCGAATTTCTGTAAATAAGAAAGGCAGTACCGTCCAccgaataaaaataaaacaaatgcttcTCATTAAATTATATCCATTGTAATCTGACATGACTGCTGCACTCAGGATATCGTCTGCCTTTCTGGGGGCTTTTTAGCAAGGGTGTTATTTTCCAATGCTCACGCAGTTAATACTGAAATGAGCTTATTCCTCATCAATCATTATCTTACAAAAACCAATGCTTTATTGAAATTAGCCTCTTTGAATTCCTTCACAATGACCTCCTTACCATGCAGAGCAGTGAGCAGTGGGCTCAGCTTGTAATTTTACTTACTGGAACTGACCCAgtctccttttcagttcatgtcCTTTGACGCAAAATTGGTGCCATGCTGTCCTTTAAACACTTAGAGAAGTTTTGTAGTTATCCATCTTGTTGTTATCCCTTTATATCATTAAGCCATTCTGTCTCTCCTTCTTCAcctttgttcttctctctctctccccctcttccTCCACGTGCTCCCTTTAATCTCCCCAGTTTCTTCCTGTCTGCGATTCTGCTCCTTTTCCTCTGTCTGGTTGTTGCACCGTCCTCCTTTTCTGCTGCTCTGGGTTCAAATAGCGGCAAGTGCCCTCCCTTGTGCACTTGCACCATGAACCTGACATCCGTTGACTGCAGCAATCAGCAGCTCTTCTCACCACCTCCTCTGCTGCCAAGGGGCATCCGTAATCTCAGCCTTGCTCACAACAGCATTGAAATGATGCCGAGTGGGTACCTGTCTTGCCAGCCAGAACTTGTTTGGTTGGACCTTAGTAACAACTCGATCATGACACTCCCGCACGGAATGTTCTCCAGCCAGGCAAAGCTGCAATTCTTGGATCTAAGTAGAAACAACCTCACCTCCCTGCCAGCTAGTCTTCTTCATCCAGCACAGAGGCTGACCTTCCTCCGGTTGGCCCGCAATCCCTGGTTAACGGAACTGGTTGTGGACCAGTTTGCCGGACTAGCGCTTCTTCAGGAGCTTGATGTTGGTCACTGTGGCCTCAGGGTGTTAAGTGTGCAAGTACTGGATGGTCTGGTAGGA
This genomic interval from Erpetoichthys calabaricus chromosome 10, fErpCal1.3, whole genome shotgun sequence contains the following:
- the LOC114659632 gene encoding leucine-rich repeat-containing protein 55-like produces the protein MLSFKHLEKFCSYPSCCYPFISLSHSVSPSSPLFFSLSPPLPPRAPFNLPSFFLSAILLLFLCLVVAPSSFSAALGSNSGKCPPLCTCTMNLTSVDCSNQQLFSPPPLLPRGIRNLSLAHNSIEMMPSGYLSCQPELVWLDLSNNSIMTLPHGMFSSQAKLQFLDLSRNNLTSLPASLLHPAQRLTFLRLARNPWLTELVVDQFAGLALLQELDVGHCGLRVLSVQVLDGLVGLSSLQLEGNPWVCGCAVEPLLNWVRNKIHRCSAGPTLTAECHSPPELEGIPLFSLTEESFRACRFALSLDDYLFIAFVGFVVSIASVATNFLLGITANCCHRWSKATDSEEI